Proteins co-encoded in one Schistocerca cancellata isolate TAMUIC-IGC-003103 chromosome 5, iqSchCanc2.1, whole genome shotgun sequence genomic window:
- the LOC126187921 gene encoding dnaJ protein homolog 1 translates to MGKDYYKILGVPKSATDDEIKKAYRKLALKYHPDKNKSPGAEERFKEVAEAYEVLSDKKKRDVYDKYGEEGLKGGAPGAAEGGGPGFTYTFHGDPRATFAQFFGSSSPFQAFFEMSGPGGNRIFDDMELDDPFTSMGMKSGGPAFRSHSFNYHPGGSPTRSKDKIQDAPIEHDLYVTLEDILRGCTKKMKISRKVLQPDGSTRKEDKVLTISVKPGWKAGTKITFQREGDQGRNKIPADIVFIIRDKPHPLFKREGSDIRFTSKITLKQALCGTVVQVPTLTGEKIPINLTNEIVKPTTVKRIQGHGLPFPKEPSRKGDLLVSFDIKFPDVLSQSVRDILYDTLPN, encoded by the exons ATGGGGAAAGATTATTACAAAATCCTGGGAGTCCCCAAAAGTGCCACAGATGATGAAATTAAAAAAGCTTACCGCAAATTGGCTCTGAAGTACCATCCTGACAAAAATAAGAGCCCAGGTGCAGAGGAAAGGTTTAAGGAGGTAGCTGAAGCCTATGAAGTTTTAAGTGATAAAAAGAAGAGAGATGTGTATGACAAATATGGCGAGGAAGGGCTGAAGGGAGGTGCACCTGGTGCGGCTGAAGGTGGTGGACCTGGATTCACTTACACATTCCACGGTGATCCACGTGCAACATTTGCACAGTTCTTCGGGTCTTCAAGCCCATTCCAAGCTTTCTTTGAAATGAGTGGGCCTGGTGGCAACAGAATCTTTGATGACATGGAGTTAGATGATCCATTTACCTCAATGGGCATGAAATCAGGTGGTCCTGCTTTCAGATCTCATTCTTTCAACTACCATCCTGGTGGATCTCCTACTCGTAGCAAGGACAAAATTCAGGATGCTCCAATTGAACATGATTTATATGTAACATTAGAGGACATTCTGCGAGGTTGCACCAAGAAAATGAAGATATCAAGGAAGGTTTTGCAGCCTGATGGTTCTACACGTAAAGAGGATAAAGTGTTGACAATAAGTGTGAAACCTGGTTGGAAGGCAGGTACGAAAATTACCTTCCAGCGTGAAGGGGACCAAGGCCGAAACAAAATTCCAGCCGATATTGTTTTCATAATAAGAGACAAACCACATCCTCTTTTCAAGAGAGAAGGAAGTGACATTCGCTTCACTTCAAAAATTACTTtgaaacag GCGTTATGTGGAACTGTCGTCCAGGTTCCTACGCTGACAGGCGAAAAAATTCCTATAAATCTCACAAATGAGATAGTGAAACCAACTACAGTGAAGCGCATTCAGGGTCATGGTCTGCCATTCCCAAAGGAACCAAGCAGGAAAGGGGACTTGttggtttcatttgatattaaATTCCCTGATGTTCTCTCGCAAAGTGTCAGAGACATTTTATATGATACATTGCCAAATTGA